The DNA window ACGGAGATAACCTCCCCTTCAAAAAAAGCGTATTCGACAGTCTTTTCTGCGTCGATGTCGCTCATCTCCTCGACTATCTGGAATTTGACTGCATAAAAAAAGAAGGGACTATCGTTCTTGCTCTTCCAGCGAGACACAAAAACGTTTTCGAGGAAATTCTGAAGAATAAGAGAAATTGCGAACTCGTGGAAAAATTCGTAGTCAACGGCAGGGAAAAGGAGTTAGTGGCACTTTTGAAAAAGCTATAACAGT is part of the Ferroglobus placidus DSM 10642 genome and encodes:
- a CDS encoding class I SAM-dependent methyltransferase, coding for MFFSEVYESWREIQYEKYEEILKRIEANGLSLGKFVLDLGSASGFLYDFLAERAAEVEIVALDVDKKSLMKNSSDHRVIADGDNLPFKKSVFDSLFCVDVAHLLDYLEFDCIKKEGTIVLALPARHKNVFEEILKNKRNCELVEKFVVNGREKELVALLKKL